Proteins encoded by one window of Vigna radiata var. radiata cultivar VC1973A chromosome 5, Vradiata_ver6, whole genome shotgun sequence:
- the LOC106760682 gene encoding uncharacterized protein LOC106760682: MYDGTADPEAHIKSFTKAMAFRTGCDAIWCRAFSLSLEGEALEWFDALPNRSIENFRGLSSLFKSQFAACRVQDVTIVDLMSLKQGKDELLKAFMDRYQKTIRQVKGLSMELALQYIMLALRPRPFKDSVCRTPPKTIEELRQRAADEIRVENMKQNYRNEAQDSKAEW; the protein is encoded by the coding sequence ATGTATGACGGGACAGCTGACCCAGAAGCACACATCAAGTCGTTTACCAAAGCTATGGCGTTCCGGACCGGATGCGATGCCATATGGTGCCGAGCGTTCTCTTTGTCACTGGAAGGTGAAGCTCTGGAGTGGTTTGATGCTCTCCCCAACAGATCCATTGAAAACTTCAGAGGCTTGAGTAGTCTGTTCAAGAGCCAATTTGCGGCTTGCCGCGTACAAGATGTCACCATCGTTGACCTAATGAGTTTAAAACAAGGTAAAGATGAACTGCTTAAAGCATTCATGGACCGGTACCAGAAGACTATACGACAAGTCAAAGGACTTAGCATGGAGTTGGCCCTCCAATATATAATGTTGGCCTTAAGACCGAGACCATTCAAAGATAGTGTCTGTCGGACGCCACCCAAAACTATAGAGGAGTTACGCCAACGAGCTGCGGACGAAATCCGAGTGGAAAACATGAAGCAAAATTACAGAAATGAGGCACAAGATAGTAAAGCGGAGTGGTAG